From a region of the Nonlabens dokdonensis DSW-6 genome:
- a CDS encoding T9SS type A sorting domain-containing protein → MKTTLQLILFLFTMSVFAQVPSGAKFEFLFANGSLNNTAGGATAATNLTESTSGALSIPDRSVNADNAYQMNSGVFINTRAGENTARREIGVSFWIKTTASQLASSGNTQVMLIDGPEGFLNPRFNNTTANGLRFGFGAQGSDSNGQRRTVGGLTGTPNIADNQWHNVVITSFINNNTIEFRMYIDGVQAGIGTPTITNVISSAPPTFLRDPRVIVSPQSQFSGEIDDIRYYQRSLSATDAANLAAENPPAPTRTIVYVDASATGLNDGTTWADAFTTLQTALSSTSSTDDVWVAAGNYSPGTATTDSFLINSSNIRIYGGFNGTETALEQRDFSTNVTTLNGDVLNDDTGVAYSGANRDDNNTNVVTISGNNVTIDGFVIANGQADDTTSGETQEGSAISIQAGNITISNCIIENNVVTRGGAVRMIDRAGSLDIENSIFRNNLGVFGVCLYTRASNTNTLDVNISNSLFENNTLQTLSGGTGNAGIIWFRNDFGTQNVVLTNNTFANNRNLRKGVGATLINANRINGTVNISVLNSIIHGNRNADGLTMISVGNDAGSQNPNSIIVSNSIGEDAAFSNIIDNGGNRRNISNSSADPLFTSISDFTLQSASPAINAGNDTFAVGNRDLIGNQRINGSAVDMGAYEFGATAGIEENSKLEFVLYPNPASNVLNVVSDLAFAKAEIYNLQGQRVITSNEAAIQVADLKTGMYIIKIVTEDGATATQQFIKK, encoded by the coding sequence ATGAAAACAACGTTACAATTAATTCTCTTTCTTTTTACGATGAGTGTCTTCGCACAAGTTCCTAGTGGTGCAAAATTTGAATTCCTTTTTGCAAACGGCAGTCTTAATAATACAGCTGGTGGCGCAACAGCGGCGACTAACCTAACTGAATCAACAAGTGGAGCACTATCTATTCCTGATCGATCAGTCAATGCAGATAATGCATATCAAATGAACTCTGGTGTATTTATCAACACAAGAGCAGGTGAAAATACCGCAAGAAGAGAAATAGGCGTTAGTTTCTGGATCAAGACGACCGCGTCCCAACTGGCATCATCTGGCAATACACAAGTTATGCTTATAGACGGCCCAGAAGGTTTTTTGAATCCGCGATTTAATAACACCACTGCAAACGGTTTAAGATTTGGTTTTGGCGCTCAAGGTAGTGACTCTAATGGACAGCGCAGAACTGTAGGAGGTTTAACCGGAACTCCTAATATTGCTGACAATCAATGGCACAATGTGGTTATAACATCTTTCATTAACAACAATACGATCGAATTTAGAATGTATATCGATGGAGTGCAAGCAGGTATAGGAACGCCTACCATCACAAATGTAATATCAAGTGCGCCTCCTACTTTTTTGAGAGATCCTAGAGTCATCGTTTCACCTCAATCACAGTTTTCAGGAGAAATAGATGACATTAGATACTATCAACGTTCACTTTCTGCTACAGACGCAGCAAATCTAGCTGCGGAAAACCCACCAGCGCCTACAAGAACAATAGTATATGTAGACGCAAGCGCAACAGGTCTAAATGATGGTACTACATGGGCAGATGCATTTACCACGTTGCAGACAGCTTTATCTAGTACCTCATCAACAGATGATGTCTGGGTAGCCGCTGGTAATTATTCTCCAGGGACAGCAACGACGGACAGTTTTTTAATAAACAGCTCAAACATTAGAATCTACGGTGGTTTTAATGGTACAGAAACCGCTCTTGAACAACGTGACTTTTCAACTAATGTTACAACACTCAATGGTGATGTCTTAAATGACGATACAGGAGTTGCTTATTCTGGAGCTAATCGTGACGATAATAATACTAATGTTGTTACTATAAGCGGTAATAACGTTACTATAGATGGTTTTGTCATTGCAAACGGGCAAGCTGACGACACTACAAGCGGCGAAACTCAAGAAGGAAGCGCTATATCCATACAAGCCGGCAACATTACAATAAGCAACTGTATTATTGAAAACAATGTGGTTACAAGAGGTGGTGCAGTCCGAATGATTGATCGAGCAGGTTCACTAGATATAGAAAATTCAATTTTCAGAAATAACCTAGGTGTCTTTGGAGTTTGCCTATACACAAGAGCTTCAAATACAAATACTCTTGATGTCAATATTAGCAACAGCCTTTTTGAAAATAATACCTTGCAAACCCTTTCAGGAGGAACTGGAAATGCCGGAATTATCTGGTTTAGAAATGACTTTGGGACCCAAAATGTAGTTCTTACCAATAATACTTTTGCAAACAATAGGAACTTAAGAAAAGGAGTAGGTGCTACTTTAATCAACGCAAACCGAATTAACGGTACAGTCAACATTTCTGTACTCAATTCTATTATACATGGTAATAGAAACGCCGATGGACTCACTATGATTTCAGTAGGAAATGATGCAGGAAGTCAAAATCCAAATAGTATAATCGTAAGTAATTCAATAGGAGAAGATGCTGCATTTTCCAACATTATCGATAACGGCGGTAATCGCAGGAATATTAGCAACTCCAGTGCAGACCCATTATTTACCAGCATTAGTGATTTTACCCTTCAATCTGCATCGCCTGCAATAAATGCTGGTAATGATACCTTTGCGGTTGGAAATAGAGACCTTATTGGCAACCAGCGCATAAATGGCAGTGCTGTGGATATGGGCGCTTATGAATTCGGAGCAACAGCAGGAATTGAAGAAAACAGCAAACTCGAATTTGTCCTCTACCCTAATCCAGCAAGTAATGTGTTAAATGTTGTTAGTGATCTCGCTTTCGCGAAAGCAGAAATCTACAACCTACAAGGACAACGAGTGATTACATCAAATGAAGCAGCTATTCAAGTAGCTGATTTGAAAACTGGAATGTATATCATCAAAATAGTAACTGAAGATGGTGCAACGGCTACACAACAGTTCATTAAAAAATAA
- a CDS encoding DUF1573 domain-containing protein gives MKKLVLMVAAVATMALTSCNEKAESATIDQANLTAAAANKEVAGNFPEMTFQETEFDFGTVDEGTVVEHEYKFTNTGSAPLIVVNAKGSCGCTVPTWSKEPIAPGGEGTMLVKFNTNGKPNAQTKTVTIKANTESGTESIRIKGIVTPKAKASAPNA, from the coding sequence ATGAAAAAATTAGTTTTAATGGTAGCTGCAGTAGCTACAATGGCGCTTACTAGCTGTAATGAAAAAGCTGAATCTGCAACGATTGATCAAGCAAACTTAACAGCTGCGGCTGCAAATAAAGAAGTTGCTGGCAATTTTCCAGAAATGACTTTTCAAGAAACTGAATTTGACTTTGGAACTGTAGATGAAGGTACAGTTGTAGAGCACGAATATAAATTTACGAACACAGGAAGTGCTCCGTTGATCGTGGTAAATGCAAAAGGATCTTGTGGATGTACGGTTCCTACATGGTCTAAAGAACCTATCGCTCCAGGTGGTGAAGGTACTATGTTAGTAAAATTTAATACTAACGGTAAGCCTAACGCACAAACTAAAACAGTTACAATTAAGGCAAATACAGAGTCTGGTACTGAGTCTATCCGTATCAAAGGTATTGTTACTCCTAAAGCTAAGGCTTCTGCGCCTAACGCATAA
- a CDS encoding ABC transporter ATP-binding protein, whose product MKELKKLNKLFAKYKWQLIGGVIVTIISRVLSLVLPKYVGEIINLLSDYTDASEAQKEVIGDQLTIYILYILGATLLAAGLTFIMRQLIIVVSRHLEYDLKNIVYQQYQRLSLGFYKQNRTGDLMNRISEDVSKVRMYMGPAIMYSINMLTLFAVVIPAMINTAPTLAVYTIIPLPILSVAIYVISREINKRSTLVQEYLSNLNTISQESFSGISVIKAYNLAPQMTEQFTDVANDSKDKNIDLARIQALFFPLMVLLIGLSNIMVIYIGGKQVIDGVIDVGTIPEFLIYVNMLTWPVAIVGWVTNMIQQAEASQKRINEFLDIEPAIQNLNEASTKVKGSIAFDKVNFIYEDTNIHALKDISFEIEAGKTLAILGKTGSGKSTILELIGRLYDIENGSLTIDNKEIRSLNLDDLRSSIGYVPQDAFLFSDTIGNNIAFGKKDASQEEIETAAKNAVVHKNITNFTKGYETVLGERGITLSGGQKQRVSIARAIIKKPQILLFDDCLSAVDTETEEKILNNLKKVTQDTTTIIVSHRVSSAKNADQIIVLDDGKIIERGNHDSLLNENGYYAELFANQMLEEE is encoded by the coding sequence ATGAAAGAACTAAAAAAGCTCAATAAACTCTTTGCCAAATACAAATGGCAACTTATAGGAGGCGTTATAGTTACCATTATTTCTAGAGTTCTATCTCTTGTTTTGCCTAAGTATGTAGGTGAGATTATAAATTTATTAAGTGATTATACTGATGCCAGTGAAGCACAGAAAGAAGTTATAGGAGATCAACTTACTATATACATACTTTATATTCTAGGTGCTACGTTATTAGCTGCTGGACTTACCTTTATCATGAGACAACTTATAATTGTTGTTTCTAGACATCTAGAATACGATCTCAAAAACATCGTTTATCAACAATACCAAAGACTTTCTCTAGGTTTTTATAAACAGAATCGTACTGGAGATTTAATGAATCGTATTAGTGAAGATGTTTCCAAAGTACGTATGTACATGGGACCAGCAATTATGTATAGTATAAACATGCTGACACTTTTTGCCGTAGTAATTCCTGCAATGATCAACACCGCTCCTACTCTTGCAGTTTATACTATTATCCCATTACCTATTTTATCTGTTGCCATATACGTAATAAGTCGTGAGATAAATAAAAGATCTACTTTAGTTCAAGAATACTTATCTAACTTAAATACGATATCGCAAGAATCTTTCAGCGGTATTTCTGTAATTAAAGCTTATAATCTTGCACCTCAAATGACGGAGCAATTTACAGATGTTGCTAACGATAGTAAAGATAAGAACATCGATCTAGCCCGTATTCAGGCATTATTTTTCCCATTAATGGTATTGCTTATAGGTTTAAGCAATATCATGGTTATTTATATAGGAGGAAAACAAGTCATTGACGGAGTTATAGACGTAGGTACGATTCCAGAATTTCTTATTTACGTCAATATGCTTACCTGGCCAGTAGCTATTGTAGGATGGGTTACTAACATGATTCAGCAAGCAGAGGCTTCCCAAAAAAGAATTAATGAGTTTCTAGATATTGAACCAGCAATTCAAAACTTAAATGAAGCATCAACAAAAGTTAAAGGTTCTATCGCATTTGATAAAGTGAACTTCATTTATGAAGACACTAACATACATGCTTTAAAAGATATCTCTTTTGAGATTGAGGCTGGGAAAACTCTTGCCATACTAGGTAAAACTGGTAGTGGAAAATCGACCATTCTTGAACTTATAGGCCGACTCTACGATATTGAAAATGGATCACTTACCATTGATAATAAAGAAATCAGATCTCTCAACCTTGATGATTTGAGAAGTTCTATAGGATATGTCCCTCAAGATGCTTTCTTATTTTCTGATACCATAGGAAACAATATCGCTTTTGGTAAAAAAGATGCTTCTCAAGAAGAGATAGAAACAGCCGCCAAAAACGCAGTCGTACATAAAAATATAACCAACTTCACAAAAGGTTATGAGACAGTATTAGGAGAACGAGGTATTACCTTAAGTGGTGGACAAAAACAGCGTGTTTCCATCGCAAGAGCCATAATTAAAAAACCGCAAATACTCTTATTTGACGATTGTTTAAGTGCCGTAGATACAGAAACAGAAGAAAAAATTCTTAATAATCTTAAAAAGGTAACACAAGATACGACTACCATAATCGTAAGCCATCGTGTGAGCAGTGCAAAAAATGCAGATCAAATTATTGTTCTAGACGATGGTAAAATAATAGAAAGAGGTAACCATGATTCTCTATTAAATGAAAACGGTTACTATGCAGAACTCTTTGCAAACCAGATGCTAGAGGAAGAATAG
- a CDS encoding Glu/Leu/Phe/Val family dehydrogenase, which yields MSQEFDSLEQLINQDPVFGQVSFDNHEQIVFCNDKDTGLKAIIGIHNTVLGPALGGTRMWQYENEWAALNDVLRLSRGMTFKSAITGLNLGGGKAVIIGDAKTQKTPELMRKFGEFVHSLSGRYITAEDVGMDTEDMDTVREVTPYVTGISTDKGGAGNPSPITAYGVFMGMKAAAQFKYGSDVLEDKRIYVEGIGHVGETLVEYLTQEGADVIIADINQDRLEEVRDKYGATIYGGNDLYSERMDIYAPCALGATINDQTIHKIQASIIAGAANNQLADEIKHGAILQNKDIVYAPDFLINAGGIINVYAELEGYDRTEIMRKTENIYTTTIEILNRAQESGVTTHQAALEIAQARIMARKHESLGQ from the coding sequence ATGTCTCAAGAATTTGACTCCTTAGAACAGCTTATCAATCAAGATCCAGTATTTGGACAGGTTTCCTTTGATAATCATGAACAAATTGTTTTTTGCAACGACAAAGATACAGGATTGAAAGCCATTATAGGAATTCACAATACGGTATTAGGACCGGCATTAGGCGGTACCAGAATGTGGCAATATGAAAATGAATGGGCGGCACTTAACGATGTACTGCGTTTGTCTCGCGGTATGACTTTTAAAAGTGCTATCACCGGTCTTAATTTAGGAGGAGGGAAAGCTGTAATCATCGGAGATGCAAAAACTCAAAAAACACCTGAGTTAATGCGTAAATTCGGTGAATTTGTGCATTCCTTAAGCGGCCGTTACATCACTGCCGAAGATGTAGGGATGGATACAGAAGACATGGATACGGTAAGAGAGGTTACTCCTTACGTTACTGGAATTTCTACCGATAAAGGTGGAGCAGGAAACCCATCACCTATAACTGCTTACGGAGTTTTTATGGGAATGAAAGCTGCAGCTCAATTTAAATATGGGAGCGATGTACTTGAAGATAAAAGAATTTATGTTGAAGGAATAGGTCACGTAGGAGAAACTCTTGTAGAATATCTTACTCAAGAAGGAGCAGATGTTATTATTGCCGACATTAATCAAGACAGACTTGAAGAGGTAAGAGATAAATACGGTGCCACTATTTATGGTGGTAACGATCTGTATTCTGAAAGAATGGATATTTATGCACCTTGTGCTTTAGGAGCAACCATTAATGATCAAACGATACATAAGATTCAGGCGTCCATTATCGCTGGAGCTGCAAACAACCAGCTTGCAGACGAGATCAAGCATGGGGCTATTTTGCAAAATAAGGACATCGTTTATGCACCAGATTTTTTAATCAACGCAGGTGGTATTATCAATGTTTATGCAGAGTTAGAAGGCTATGATCGTACAGAAATCATGAGAAAGACAGAGAATATCTATACTACTACTATAGAAATCTTAAATCGAGCTCAAGAGTCTGGAGTAACAACCCATCAAGCAGCTTTGGAAATTGCACAAGCTCGTATTATGGCCAGAAAACATGAAAGTTTAGGTCAGTAA
- a CDS encoding YdeI/OmpD-associated family protein has protein sequence MKNNKITNAQEYIDKFPKWEEQLRTAREILNSFPLVETIKWGAPCYTYNGTNLIGLAGFKNHCAIWFHKGSLLQDKQEVFENAQPDKTKFLRQLRFRESENINTSLLKEYIAEALQIEETAVPPNTKSKSKTKKEFELAPELKDVCETDEKLFQAFQKLSNYNQREYSDYIKEAKRESTKERRIIKIKSLIMEGKSLHDKYKK, from the coding sequence TTGAAAAACAACAAAATTACAAACGCACAGGAATACATAGATAAATTTCCCAAATGGGAAGAACAGTTACGTACTGCTCGAGAAATTTTAAACAGTTTTCCTCTCGTGGAAACTATAAAATGGGGAGCACCTTGCTACACGTATAATGGCACCAATCTTATTGGACTAGCTGGTTTTAAAAACCATTGCGCCATATGGTTTCATAAAGGTTCTCTACTTCAAGATAAACAAGAGGTCTTTGAAAATGCCCAACCAGATAAAACAAAATTTTTACGACAGTTACGCTTTCGCGAAAGCGAGAACATCAATACTTCTTTACTAAAAGAATACATTGCCGAAGCTCTACAAATTGAAGAAACGGCAGTACCTCCTAATACAAAATCAAAATCAAAAACTAAAAAGGAATTTGAGTTAGCACCAGAGTTGAAAGATGTTTGTGAGACAGATGAGAAGCTGTTTCAAGCTTTTCAGAAATTATCTAATTACAACCAGCGTGAATATTCTGATTATATAAAAGAGGCCAAAAGAGAAAGTACTAAAGAGCGACGCATTATTAAAATCAAATCACTAATCATGGAAGGTAAAAGCTTGCACGATAAATATAAAAAGTAA
- a CDS encoding transcription antitermination protein NusB, producing MLNRRQLRIKVMQAVFSFQRQRPDDLKDLEKFVNSSMTQSYTLFLYMVQLLVKIHEVAVDKHTKKQQRISSSVEHNPSRHLIDNRILLKLRESQALKDALQQRNLNPWHLDSKYVENLYHKIQESKTFVVYAMDEEPSLKKDLKFLTYIYEDIIAPSDELLDYLEDVNITWTDDYPLINTTVIQFLRKVKPSKDVTLPPLFKDDDDGKFTLSLFRKTILNIDELAGRIEHKTPNWDKDRIAQIDLVLIMMAQAEFLYFPQIPVKVTLNEYLEISKDYSTPKSANFINGILDNLLKEFENNDQLNKIGRGLL from the coding sequence ATGCTTAACAGAAGACAATTGCGCATCAAAGTAATGCAGGCAGTCTTTTCTTTTCAACGACAACGCCCTGATGATCTTAAAGATCTAGAGAAGTTTGTCAATTCAAGTATGACGCAATCATATACCTTGTTTTTATACATGGTTCAATTACTTGTCAAAATTCATGAAGTAGCTGTTGATAAGCATACCAAAAAACAACAGCGCATTTCTAGTAGCGTAGAGCATAATCCATCGAGACATTTAATAGATAATAGGATTCTTTTAAAATTAAGAGAAAGTCAAGCGCTTAAAGATGCATTACAACAGCGCAATCTCAACCCATGGCACTTAGATTCTAAGTATGTAGAGAATTTGTATCATAAGATTCAAGAAAGTAAAACCTTTGTCGTTTATGCCATGGACGAAGAACCTTCATTAAAAAAGGATTTAAAGTTTCTTACTTATATCTATGAAGATATAATTGCGCCTAGCGATGAATTACTAGATTATCTAGAAGACGTCAATATCACCTGGACTGATGATTATCCATTGATCAATACAACGGTTATTCAGTTTTTAAGAAAAGTAAAACCTAGTAAAGACGTTACATTACCACCGTTATTTAAGGATGATGACGATGGTAAATTTACTTTAAGCCTTTTTAGGAAGACTATTCTTAATATAGACGAACTAGCTGGTAGAATCGAGCATAAAACGCCTAATTGGGATAAAGATCGTATTGCTCAAATAGATCTGGTACTTATAATGATGGCACAAGCAGAATTTCTGTATTTCCCTCAAATTCCAGTGAAAGTGACACTCAATGAATACCTAGAGATTTCTAAGGATTACAGCACGCCCAAGAGTGCTAACTTCATTAACGGTATTCTAGATAACTTACTTAAAGAATTTGAAAATAACGACCAATTAAATAAAATAGGAAGAGGATTGCTGTAG
- a CDS encoding SRPBCC family protein, producing the protein MPQINLETIINAPIEVVFDLARSIDLHILSLEHTNERAVAGRTSGLVKKGETVTWRAKHLGVTQELTSLITDVEPYHYFADELVKGAFKHFKHEHFFETQRDGSTLMKDIFDYTSPLGILGKLADVLFLEKYMTRLLEQRNHTLKQVAEDGRWKELPEMQPSR; encoded by the coding sequence ATGCCGCAAATAAATCTTGAAACAATTATAAATGCGCCCATAGAGGTCGTATTTGATCTCGCACGTAGTATAGACCTGCATATTTTATCTCTCGAGCATACTAATGAACGAGCTGTAGCTGGTAGAACTTCAGGATTAGTTAAAAAAGGAGAAACAGTTACCTGGCGAGCAAAACATCTAGGAGTTACCCAAGAACTTACCAGTTTAATAACTGATGTGGAGCCTTATCATTATTTTGCTGATGAGTTAGTAAAAGGAGCTTTTAAGCACTTTAAACACGAGCATTTCTTTGAGACACAAAGGGATGGTTCTACACTTATGAAAGACATTTTTGATTATACCTCACCTTTAGGTATTTTAGGAAAACTAGCTGATGTGCTATTCTTAGAAAAATACATGACCAGATTACTAGAACAAAGAAATCATACTTTAAAACAAGTCGCAGAAGATGGTAGATGGAAGGAGCTACCTGAAATGCAACCATCTCGATAG
- the pepT gene encoding peptidase T, translating into MNKQEILDRFISYITIDTESDPNSNTTPSSEKQWDLARKLHQELIDMGMSDVSIDDNAYIMATLPSNVEHDVPTIGFISHFDSTPDFTGKDIKPQIIEDYDGGNIPLKGSDLVLSPDYFEDLKQYKGQTIVTTNGTTLLAADDKAGITEIMTALKHMIENPQIKHGTVKVGFTPDEEIGRGAHKFDVEKFGADWAYTMDGSQIGELEYENFNAAGAVVTFHGKIVHPGYAKGKMINSMYVAQEFIDSLPRLETPEHTEDYQGFFHLHNMKGAVEKTELHYIIRDHDKEHFEARKEVMHKLVQSLNEQYDREAVSIEINDQYYNMREKVEPVMHIVDVAEQAMKDLGIEPLIKPIRGGTDGSQLSYMGLPCPNIFAGGHNFHGPYEYVPVESMIKATEVIVRIAELVAAKK; encoded by the coding sequence ATGAATAAACAAGAAATTCTCGATAGGTTTATAAGTTATATCACCATAGACACAGAGTCTGATCCTAATAGCAACACGACTCCAAGTAGTGAAAAGCAATGGGATCTTGCACGCAAATTACATCAGGAATTAATAGATATGGGAATGAGCGACGTGAGCATTGACGATAATGCTTATATAATGGCTACTTTACCTTCTAACGTAGAACACGATGTTCCTACAATAGGTTTTATTTCTCACTTTGACAGCACGCCAGATTTTACTGGTAAAGACATCAAACCTCAAATAATTGAGGATTATGATGGAGGCAATATTCCATTAAAAGGAAGTGATTTAGTGCTTTCGCCAGATTATTTTGAGGATTTAAAACAATACAAAGGGCAAACTATTGTTACTACCAACGGTACTACCCTACTCGCTGCAGATGATAAAGCTGGAATCACAGAAATTATGACTGCGTTGAAGCACATGATTGAAAATCCGCAGATCAAACATGGAACGGTTAAAGTAGGTTTTACTCCAGATGAAGAAATAGGTCGTGGCGCACATAAATTTGATGTAGAGAAATTTGGTGCAGATTGGGCATACACCATGGATGGCAGTCAAATCGGCGAGCTGGAATATGAAAACTTTAATGCTGCAGGTGCAGTGGTTACTTTTCACGGTAAAATCGTGCATCCTGGTTATGCCAAAGGAAAGATGATCAACTCGATGTATGTTGCTCAGGAATTTATCGATTCCCTTCCTAGATTAGAAACTCCAGAGCATACTGAAGATTACCAAGGTTTCTTTCATTTACACAACATGAAAGGAGCTGTAGAAAAAACAGAGCTTCATTACATCATTCGTGATCACGATAAAGAACATTTTGAAGCACGTAAAGAAGTAATGCACAAGCTTGTTCAATCACTTAATGAGCAATACGATCGTGAAGCGGTAAGTATTGAAATCAACGACCAGTATTACAATATGCGTGAGAAAGTGGAACCAGTCATGCATATCGTAGATGTTGCAGAACAAGCGATGAAAGATTTAGGAATAGAACCGCTTATAAAACCTATACGTGGTGGAACTGATGGTTCTCAACTAAGTTATATGGGTTTACCTTGCCCTAACATTTTTGCTGGCGGTCATAACTTTCATGGTCCTTATGAATACGTCCCTGTAGAAAGCATGATAAAAGCGACTGAGGTGATCGTGCGCATCGCCGAATTAGTAGCTGCAAAAAAGTAA
- a CDS encoding energy transducer TonB — MLKQFLTLVLIFCFTIMSTAQNKEFLDKKFEMSNSQMASYYRIKTENPSIGLIKYETYYVENDSLQSKGYVNSKNPDRKSGTWQWYYPNGSKRSTKSYSSGRIVGNQLFYFEDGSIQESYSYNKNVKREMPYQYNYFKSNDGRVLIENGNGTYNGVYRGRLRNEIDSISGLVQNKLAEGKWKSFKNGELILEEKFKQGVFMSGIRYKSGKKLIYDDFYTKAVPEMSMEKFRRKLKANMKYYHERIDIDEQDYVEKLILLIDVNTDGTITNIRVQDGMGKGPDEVAIRAVRRIKGKWKPATLRTFPVKSTFAFPYTFESRGF, encoded by the coding sequence ATGCTTAAACAATTTTTGACTTTAGTATTGATCTTCTGTTTTACGATAATGAGCACTGCTCAAAATAAAGAATTTTTAGATAAAAAATTTGAAATGTCTAATTCTCAAATGGCATCGTACTACAGAATAAAGACAGAAAACCCTTCTATTGGACTTATTAAATACGAGACCTATTATGTAGAAAACGATTCTTTACAATCAAAAGGTTATGTGAATTCTAAGAATCCAGATCGTAAATCTGGAACATGGCAATGGTATTACCCTAATGGAAGTAAAAGAAGTACTAAATCATATTCTAGTGGTCGTATAGTAGGTAATCAGTTGTTTTATTTTGAAGATGGTAGTATTCAAGAATCTTACAGTTATAACAAAAACGTAAAAAGAGAAATGCCATACCAATACAATTATTTCAAATCAAATGACGGTAGAGTTTTGATTGAAAATGGTAATGGAACTTATAATGGTGTTTACCGAGGAAGATTAAGAAATGAAATCGATAGCATAAGCGGACTTGTCCAAAACAAGCTTGCAGAAGGCAAATGGAAATCTTTTAAAAATGGTGAATTAATTTTAGAAGAAAAATTTAAGCAAGGTGTCTTTATGTCTGGTATCCGGTATAAATCTGGAAAGAAATTAATTTATGATGATTTTTATACCAAGGCTGTTCCAGAAATGTCAATGGAGAAATTTAGACGCAAACTTAAAGCAAACATGAAGTATTATCATGAGAGAATTGATATTGATGAGCAAGATTATGTAGAGAAATTGATTTTATTGATTGATGTAAATACTGATGGGACTATCACAAACATAAGGGTACAAGACGGTATGGGAAAAGGCCCTGATGAAGTAGCGATAAGGGCGGTAAGGAGAATTAAAGGAAAATGGAAACCTGCCACATTACGCACGTTTCCAGTAAAAAGTACTTTTGCTTTTCCTTATACATTTGAAAGTAGAGGATTTTAG
- the yajC gene encoding preprotein translocase subunit YajC yields the protein MDTNTIINFAPYLLIIAVFYFLIMRPQAKKRKEEKEFADSLKVGSKVITTSGIHGKVNQINADKGTVMIETGAGKMTFERSAISAELSKKLNEKVITKEN from the coding sequence ATGGATACTAACACAATTATAAATTTTGCTCCTTACCTTTTAATCATTGCGGTTTTTTATTTTTTAATAATGAGACCACAAGCCAAAAAGCGTAAGGAAGAAAAAGAATTTGCAGACTCACTTAAAGTCGGTTCTAAAGTAATTACCACAAGTGGAATTCACGGTAAAGTAAATCAAATCAATGCCGATAAAGGTACTGTAATGATTGAAACAGGAGCTGGTAAAATGACCTTTGAAAGAAGTGCTATTTCTGCAGAGCTTTCTAAGAAATTAAACGAGAAAGTAATTACTAAAGAAAATTAA